The Acidaminococcus fermentans DSM 20731 sequence CAAACCCGGCAACGGGGAAAGCCGTTGTCTCTCAGAATCTGTTCTCCAAAGCGGGGGTCCAGTGGCTTTTGACCAACCTGGTCAAGAACTTTACCGGATTCGCTCCTCTGGGTCTGGTAATCACCATGACCATGGCCATCGGGTTCTGTGAAGAATCCGGTCTGCTGGTGGCCATGCTGAGACGGTCTCTGAAAAATGTGCCGCCCGGTGTGGTTCCGTATCTGATCGCTTTTCTGGGAACCTGCGGGAACATCGCATCCGATACGGCCATGATCGTCATTCCTCCTCTGGCAGCCATTGTGTACATCGGGGTCAAGAAACACCCGGTAGTGGGCATGATGGTGGGGTATGCCGGGGCACAGGCCGGGTTCACCGCCAACCTGATGGTGGCCGGTACTGACTCCCTGCTCCAGGGCCTGACCAACCAGGCCATCGATGCGTTCCTGGGAGCGCCCGGGCTGTTTGCTGTGGATGTTACCTGCAACTGGTACTTCCTGTTTGTATCCACCTTTCTCTGCGGTGCCGTCATCGGCTGGGTTTCCATCCACATCATCGAACCCCGGTTCCCGAAATATGAAGGATCCGAAGAAGAATCCCTGATGGAAGAAGTGACTCCCCTGGAAATCAAGGGGCTGCACAATGCCGGCCTGGCCTGCCTGGTCTACATTGCCATCGTTATCGTGGGCTTCAAGACCCAGGTCCTGTCCAAGGACGGTGTGACCGTGGTGGGATCCCTGATGCTGAAAGGCCTGATCCCGCTGCTGTTCTTTCTGTTCAGTATTGCGGGTATTGTATATGGGAAGACCACCGGAAAGTTCACCAATGTGAAGAGCATCAACTCCG is a genomic window containing:
- a CDS encoding AbgT family transporter, translating into MVAKNAAKQTWVDRFLNTIETVCNKLPPPAILFVVLFLITAVIGAGLTSTGFSLTNPATGKAVVSQNLFSKAGVQWLLTNLVKNFTGFAPLGLVITMTMAIGFCEESGLLVAMLRRSLKNVPPGVVPYLIAFLGTCGNIASDTAMIVIPPLAAIVYIGVKKHPVVGMMVGYAGAQAGFTANLMVAGTDSLLQGLTNQAIDAFLGAPGLFAVDVTCNWYFLFVSTFLCGAVIGWVSIHIIEPRFPKYEGSEEESLMEEVTPLEIKGLHNAGLACLVYIAIVIVGFKTQVLSKDGVTVVGSLMLKGLIPLLFFLFSIAGIVYGKTTGKFTNVKSINSAMVKQMSGMGAYVVFCFFCGQFQGLFNWTKLGTLLAISGANFLKGVGFTGIPMCIAFILISAIVNIFVSSGSAKWAIFAPIFVPMFMLLGYHPGFTQLLYRLGDSPGNCFTPMSPYIWMILSVAQEKYMPDCAIGTLISNMIPIAVVLQIAWIIFLVIWMMLGLPFGPGVGIALPAGVL